Below is a genomic region from Helicobacter pylori.
CAGGTGCGAGAAAATTTTTGTGCATTTCCCTGTGCCATGGAATGAGAAAAAACACCGCCGAGTGCTAAGCGAAAAGTTTTTAAACGAAGCTTTAAGGGTTTTAAAGCCTAAAGGGTTTTTGGAATTACGAACCGATGATAGCCTTTATTTTGAAGACAGCTTGAAATTGGCCCTAAAAAACTTTAAATGCGAGATAGAAATCAAAAAAAACGCTCAAATCCCGGTGGTCAGCAAGTATGAAGCGCGTTGGAATAAACTCAAAAAAGATATTTATGATTTAAGAATTTATTCTTTAGAATGGAATGAAACCCCTTTTGATAACCATGCATTTGATTTTTCTTTTGATACAATAACAATGAGTAAAAAGAGCGTTAAAACGATTTTAAAAACCCCAAAAATTATTAAAGAGGGGTATTTTGTGCATGTTTGTAATATTTATGAAAATAAGGGGGATTTTTTAGTGGAATTGAGCATGGGGGATTTTGATTGGCCTGTGCGTTTGTTTGTTTTACTGACAGAAAACCAGATTTTTTATCTCAATAAAAGCCCCTTAAAAACCTTAAACAACCACAAAGCGCATCTTTTGCTTCAAAATATCCTAAGCCAAAAGGGAATTGGATGAGTGTGATCATCGCAGCGAA
It encodes:
- the trmB gene encoding tRNA (guanosine(46)-N7)-methyltransferase TrmB is translated as MPHFLAKLDSKPLEYPLIEGDFCFHKEFLSLKHPTKSCVYASFKDRIFLLQKIRRAGDFLIKSEKATPLKREVLKQALRIYSQSFEVISHNLQENSKHASQKKALDLGTFEDFIQKNQAPILAEIGFGSGRHLIELAKNNPTKTCLGIEIHTPSIAQALKQMELLDLKNLHILQGDGRLILESMPHHRCEKIFVHFPVPWNEKKHRRVLSEKFLNEALRVLKPKGFLELRTDDSLYFEDSLKLALKNFKCEIEIKKNAQIPVVSKYEARWNKLKKDIYDLRIYSLEWNETPFDNHAFDFSFDTITMSKKSVKTILKTPKIIKEGYFVHVCNIYENKGDFLVELSMGDFDWPVRLFVLLTENQIFYLNKSPLKTLNNHKAHLLLQNILSQKGIG